In Dromaius novaehollandiae isolate bDroNov1 chromosome 2, bDroNov1.hap1, whole genome shotgun sequence, one DNA window encodes the following:
- the LRRC14B gene encoding leucine-rich repeat-containing protein 14B → MKSLRFISAEVFVSNAEFARKSLGSVAHNLFPLLFKASYLLEQGEVIHDLVENWPLADFNVGKLLGKTVDYQEDLSHRTCSVCLESCLTGLRDYVLNHPSPYMKRLKVVDLTGIKDVEVQFCECKKPMGRWARTQLLSKLCLELLVHLQQMQHNPGALEISIDVLIDLFVTEQNYELVVQALLKKCSCPLKIHCVAFRADNLALQKFFYIIKLTDPSLLRKLEVVHNVRLEMEHLEMLFNSIHFPLLMSLTLPARTFNVRRLTAADELMLTAIGEKMSEMTQLTELSMAFSILTGRIRKLLSPLKTPLKVLDVSNCSLNHADMAYLANSLHSNHVEVLDLSGHNIPDFYPSTFFKLLSHSSSVLRSLILEECNIQDAHVNMLILGLRPCRKLQEFKFLGNPLSSEALKHLFMFFCELPMLKNVEFPVPRDCYPIGITYPIDDANLCNFDHQKYESVAEELKLILLQANREGVKASTPLFGSYDAAVEETNNELGAYLMKSFKETLEKFTNSLKEMS, encoded by the exons ATGAAGTCGCTCCGATTCATTAGTGCTGAAGTGTTCGTGTCAAATGCAGAGTTTGCTAGGAAGAGTCTTGGCAGTGTTGCCCAtaatctttttcctcttcttttcaaaGCCAGCTATTTACTGGAACAAGGGGAAGTGATTCATGACTTGGTAGAGAACTGGCCACTTGCTGACTTTAATGTGGGAAAACTTTTGGGAAAAACCGTTGACTACCAGGAAGACCTGAGCCACAGAACCTGCTCGGTGTGCTTGGAAAGCTGTCTGACAGGGCTTAGAGACTATGTGCTGAATCATCCTTCTCCCTATATGAAAAGGTTGAAAGTGGTGGACCTGACGGGTATAAAAGATGTTGAAGTTCAGTTCTGTGAGTGCAAGAAGCCAATGGGCAGGTGGGCGAGGACACAGCTGCTCTCTAAGCTCTGTTTAGAACTGCTGGTCCACCTGCAACAAATGCAGCATAATCCAGGTGCCTTGGAAATCAGTATTGATGTGCTAATTGACTTGTTTGTTACAGAGCAGAACTATGAGCTGGTAGTGCAGGCCCTACTAAAGAAGTGCTCTTGTCCGCTGAAGATTCACTGTGTGGCCTTCAGAGCTGACAACCTGGCTTTGCAGAAGTTTTTCTACATTATCAAGCTCACAGATCCCTCTTTGCTGCGCAAGCTGGAAGTGGTTCACAATGTTCGCTTGGAAATGGAGCACTTGGAAATGCTCTTCAACAGTATCCACTTCCCTCTGCTGATGTCCTTGACCTTGCCAGCACGAACATTCAACGTGCGGAGGCTTACAGCTGCAGATGAGCTGATGCTTACTGCCATTGGAGAAAAGATGAGTGAAATGACACAACTGACTGAACTGAGTATGGCATTTTCCATACTCACGGGACGAATACGGAAACTGCTCAG CCCACTGAAAACCCCACTGAAGGTGCTGGATGTTTCCAACTGCTCACTGAATCATGCTGATATGGCCTATTTAGCCAATAGCCTCCATTCAAATCACGTAGAAGTCCTGGACCTGAGTGGGCATAATATTCCTGACTTTTACCCATCAACGTTCTTCAAGCTTCTCAGCCATTCCTCTTCAGTGCTCAGGAGTCTCATCTTGGAGGAATGTAACATCCAAGACGCTCATGTCAACATGTTGATTTTAGGCTTGCGCCCTTGTCGGAAACTACAGGAGTTTAAGTTTCTTGGAAACCCCCTGTCATCCGAAGCACTTAAAcaccttttcatgtttttctgtgaGCTGCCAATGCTGAAAAATGTGGAGTTCCCAGTTCCAAGGGACTGCTATCCTATTGGCATCACCTACCCAATTGATGATGCCAACCTCTGCAATTTTGATCACCAAAAATATGAAAGTGTAGCAGAGGAGCTTAAACTCATCTTACTACAAGCAAACAGGGAGGGTGTGAAGGCTTCAACTCCACTCTTTGGCAGTTACGATGCAGCTGTTGAGGAGACAAACAATGAACTGGGAGCTTACTTGATGAAGTCCTTCAAAGAGACTTTAGAAAAGTTCACTAACTCTCTTAAAGAAATGAGTTGA